The nucleotide window TTTTATTGCATGGCCCAGAGTTCTGTAAGGAAATGGATATAAATCACCAATAATTCTGTGACCTGAAGGATTTGGTATGGTTGTTATGTACTATTTACTGTACTTAGATTGTAcatatccataaatatttatccTTTATGACTAGTATACACAAATTGTGTCCAAGTTTGATTTTTAGTTCAAACTAGGATTTTTTAATACTGTTTGTATCATGCAACTAAGATATAAAAGTATTGCAAAGTAGAAAGTGGTAAATAAaagttcatttcaaaatatatagttCCAACCTGTCTGAGACAGTGGCATTCCTTTAATCTCATGTCAGAATAATTCCCAATATACCCAGGATTCAAATTTGGCTTATTAATCAATGCTGTATGAGAAAAATGCATGTTCATGACAAATTGTCAATAATAAAATTCACCAGTATTACGTATTTGACAACtttagggttaaaaaaaaaaaaaaacaactctttgcttttctgttccAAGTAAATTACATCAAAGTGAGTCATTGTGGTCATTGTGCCAGAAGATTAGAGAATGAAATCTTCTAGAGCCCCACTGAGGTCACATTCAGTCTGTGAAAAGCTGTGCTGTGAGAAATTTACCCACATTTCCACTAAACAGTTTTCTTACAACATGTGAACACACAAAACATGACAACACTCTTCCTTCCTGCACTTTGGTTAAAAAGTGCTTaactttttttccagaatatatcTAAGTCTTGACTCTAATTCTTCTTATCACAGACTACAATGAAACATGCTGCACTTCTTCCCAGTACCATTTGGGGTTTGATGTTTACTGTAAGAAAGAAGCATTACAGTATACTTAACACTTAAAACCATAGAGAAGCAAACGACATTTTGTCTACGTTTCCGAACTGTGGTAGTTCTTGAAACATTGTTCACATTGTAGAAGTCCtcaaaaaaatgtgatatttatTTCCCCCCAGACTTGTCAAAACAGGATTAACAGCAAATGCTACATTCATGTAAACCAATATTTAACATGATAATTCTAgtctataatgaaaaataagcagTATCAGTCAATACTGATTTACAATTGTTATGCAAGCCCTTGTTGAAAACGTATGTGTTGCTAACCATGCAGTTATTAATGTGCTTATATCTGAAAACTTGCATGTAGAGGCCAGGAGAAAAAGTCCACCCttaatgtatatttgttttcctatttactaagtagaaatttttttcctgtttacaaTATCCTTATTCATTCAATATCTACAATCATATGTCTTAAATATTCTtaagggtggggcagggggtagTACTGTGATGATAACTACATAGAACCAGCTAAAGTGTATGATATCTAGAGAAACTTAGAGGATAAGTTAGTGCTGGGAAGAACTGACTCTGATATCAGCCCTGCACCTGACCAAGGGACTTCTCTGAATTTCTGCTTCCTTATTTGCATGTCTATTATCTCTCTATGGGGTTATCTCTGGGATCAAGTGGAAAGCATTTTTAACCTGCTTTCTATTGAGTAAGTGATAGACACAACTGCTATTGTTCCTGTGAAAACCTTACTTTTCACATGAATAATTCTCAAATAGAGGCCACTGGATATCTCTGAGTTCAAAGAATTAATAGAAAGCAAGTCCCAACTGGAAacgtttttctattttttttttttgttacttattTCTTACCCTACAGGCTTCCtcatcctcacttttttttttttcactcaaatatGACTCATTCTTTACTCAGTTTATTTAAGTGTAACAGTTACACTCAAACTCAACGGTCAAATGTCTCTATTTGATAGACACACTCAGaatataaaatcagaaagaaCTATTTATTACAGTGTCCAGATTATCTGTTCTAGAGTATAGATAATGAGCAGCTGTATCACTAGAACAGAGAAATCATGGACTTTAATGGGTATGGAGTAAAAATATTATTACAAGGCTGGAAGTAATATGATATGTTAGTATCATAGAAAAAGAGTGCTGAGGCAATCACTCTTTGGGATATGAAATATAAAGTGAAgagtaaagtgaaaaaaaaatctactagagGAAAATCCTTTTCCtgactctaatttttaaaattttaaacatttattcaaaaataatcaCAAGGCTATAGTATCTTGAGAGTTCTAGACTTATCATCAATGCTTAGGCAGAACAAAAGTTGAATCAGGTTAAGAATGACATCTCCACTCATTTTGTTTAGGCTGACTATAAGAAAGACATTATTATAATATACCTCAGCACCCACCTTAGATAACATCTTTCCATGGATCTCATAAAATTTAAACTCTCATATTAAATCTTATACTTCCTGCTTGATTTATTGTCACtgtagatgtaaaaaaaaaaaggctgatgatCACCTTCGTTTATAATCTTTCATAGAATTGAACAGAAACATTCAAAATTGCCTATTAATAGGATTCCCCAAAGGCTACTGAGCTTAAGcaactataaaattttataacttaCCAATTAACCTACAGAAGGTGTTTCACATAATTATATTCTGTCACTTTTTTATTCACACTTGACTCCAAAAAAGTTCTCAACTTTTACCATGAATAATCTGGAAAATAAATATCTCTTTTGCTTTCACAAGCAGCATTAACAGGAGCAGGcatttgtattcatttattatatttcctAACTTATTACTTAATTTCCCAACTATCTGCTTAGAACTTAAGCTgtgctggttaaaaaaaaaaaattgaagaagaaaaaataatgtcatgaaaatttaaataaaggtcATTATTGCCATAAAATGGGATGTCAGTTTTGCAATCTGTGTGCACTTTCCCACTAAACTGGGTGGAGCTGATCTAAATGAATCTAAAGACTGTTACGAAATAAGCTAATATAAAAGGGCACTAGGACCCGTTAAAAGCGactctcttcctcttccacaGCGCGGTGAAGGCCAGGGATAAATTTCAAGAGTTGTTTCCGGACACTTCCCCTTCTGCTTTTCCTGGGCAGGGTCCCAAACATGCTTGAGAAGTTGCCTTCCCACAAGGGAGACATGGACCCACTGCTGGCAGAGCTAATACTCCGGTTCCTCCTTGAAGAAGACCTCTTCAGAAAATCCTCCCCCTCCTTGGGGATAAAGCACTCATCATCTGTGCTTGTTTGCCGGCTGAAGGCTTCCTTGCTTGAGTCCTCAGACACACATGTCTGGTAGCCATCCTCACTGTCTATGGTCATGGAGCTCAGCCAGCTCTTACAGCTGCTTTCACTGGATAATCGATTCCGGTCCATGAGGGCTGGACCAGGCAGGGTTCCAAACAAAGTTGATTCGTCTATGTCCATGTTTTCCAAACTTGGGCAGTTAGCCGCATCACCTAGAATGCAGAAAATAGAGTCTACTGTAAAATGGATCTGACCATTACCCTCTACAAGTAAATACACCAAAATTACTTTGAAGGGCACAAGAAAGAGTAAGGGTAAATAATACTTTTCACTAAGCTTTGATTTGCACGAATAAGTGACTATTTATGAGACCAGCTGATCAACCTTATAGTGGGATTCTTCAAATTAGTTGTTCATAGACTAGTTCCCATGTAAAAGGGTCTccacggtaaaaaaaaaaaaaaaaaaaaaaaaaaaattaatgctagattaaataaatttaagcaaGATTCTTCCTATGTGAACAGTTCAGCTCATCTGACAGTCTGGCAGTGTGACTTGTGATTTTCCAAAAGGATCATCTCTTAAATTGAAGTTACTCTGCCACCTTTTATTAAAATTCTCACAGAAGTGGGTTTCAAAGAATATACTTTGGGAAATGCCATCCTATGgattttctccatttcatttcctctgatttttagctactatcttttaaaattattacaacatCATTTGAAGTGTATGGAAAACACAGTTATAAAACCTGTACCTCTaggctgattattagagaattcAAAGgtgtttaaaagagaaagaatatcttCTAGCTTCaatattacaatttatttttagaataactTAATACTTAAATGCTTTGAAATGATAATGTATTCAAAAAACATCCTTGTCCCCAAATAAGTAATAATTCATTTgaaggtgttgaattttatctgcTTAGCTGAATTTCTTCATCAACCTTTTATAACCTACATCTGGGCTCTCCAGACTCAGATTTTCATCTCCCACCAATAGACTGTTCACATCCCACTTGCTTCTGTACTGAATTTGTTGGTATGTTCCTAAAGAAAAGAGATTATTTGTAGGACTAGCCTGAGAAAAACATCATTAGAAGGAGACTTCCCCAAGAAAAGTAATAGAACATTACACACaaagaaatgcttttattttacattggttACCTCAGCTGCATGCCTCTGTCCTTGATTGACAATATAAaaagtgactttatttttccatttgatcCACAGGGTTGAGTAGGGCCAGCATTTTGGTGGCTAGCCATAATGCTTTCCTTTTTGTTAACACAGCCTACTTTGTTTTGTCTTGCAACAAGTTAATGAATTTCTTTTGATTGGAGAGCAATTGGCTTGTAGAATATCATGCCCTGGATATTATTCTAGGTCTAAAAAAGGCAAACTAAAGAACTCCTTCATTATCTCAAAAAATGTGTACAACCATGGCCTTAGGAGAAGTCAATCTACCTGACCCTGAACTAAAACCTTGTTTATACAAGGCTACTCTCATAGAACCACAGAACTGCCTACATTTATCAGATCAAACCACATGCTCCAGAAGCAGAGGCAAAGATATCCCAAACACCCTCAAGTCTACAAAGATCTAGGAAGTAGCCAGCTATTTGTGCCTCTTTCTTCCCAGCAAACTTCAGTCCTTGTCCCCCAAACCCCCTGTctgttatacattttttaagaatattaatttagAAACACAAAAAGAGTAATAACACATATATgtttcactttttgaaaatacagaacTTTAACACAAACCTCTAAGCCATAAATTAGTGCCTAATTAAGAATTAAATGTACCTTTTTTCTGTAAACAGATTATCACTTTTAACAAACAGGTATTCTAGGTTATAAAGAAGAAGATAATGCTCATATTTCACACCCACATAGCTAGTGCTGGTTGTTTCAGTGAAATATTTGTACATACAAGTTCATTCCTCAGGTTACACCAGTCACATACAAATAAGTCAacatgctgggttttttttttttttctttttagggctgcatctgcagcatatggaatttcctagctagggggtcaaattgaagctgcagttagaacttgtgccacagccacagcaatgccagatctgagacacatctgtgacatatgccgtagcttgtggcaatgccagatccttaacccaatgagtgaggccaggaatcaaacctgcatcctcagggacactatgtcaggttcttaacctgctgagccacaatgggagttccagctaacaaattttaaattcatacAATGCACAAAATGGCAAGATCCATGCTTTTCCTGTTATAATGCTTCTTCACATTTCTGCCTTAGATTTGAGGGCCATAAAGAAGAATTTCTCTGAGTTACTGTAACTTTCACAACTTGAACAAATAATAGGAGCTCCACACAAGAAGCATGCGACCATTATGACTTCAAGAATTTCTGAGAACTATGCAGCCTCTGAGCTATGTAGGTTCTCAGAAATTTAATTCATCTGCTGAAGTAGTATTTAAAAGTCAGGAAATCATTTCTATTGCTCTTCTAAAATCCCCAGGCGCCTCTTGCAAGTGTGTGTACATACAGGCGTGTGTATGCAGGTTTTCACCTGTTTGTGTGTTATGCGTATGAAGGGGAGGGGGTATGACTtatcccatctccaaatacattGGTCACTCCAAAAGCCACACCAAAGAAACTCAGACTACTATCTTGATCCATGCTAGACAACTTTTTCTTGTAATGATgataatcttaaaataatttaaaggcagaaagaatgaaatctaaGTGTGGTTTCTGAACAGGAAATCACATTTACCATGAAGCAGGCGCTGTTCCTGTAACTGTAGAGATCTGAAC belongs to Phacochoerus africanus isolate WHEZ1 chromosome 3, ROS_Pafr_v1, whole genome shotgun sequence and includes:
- the CYTIP gene encoding cytohesin-interacting protein isoform X2, translating into MECLNGPFPSSPLLSLENGNYCLCNSFPGAGPNKLALTRSSSLGDFSWSQRKLVTVEKQDNGTFGFEIQTYRLQNQNTCSSEMCTLICKIQEDSPAQCAGLQAGDVLANINGVSTEGFTHKQVVDLIRSSGNLLTIETLNGTMILKRTELEAKLQVLKQTLKKKWVEFRSLQLQEQRLLHGDAANCPSLENMDIDESTLFGTLPGPALMDRNRLSSESSCKSWLSSMTIDSEDGYQTCVSEDSSKEAFSRQTSTDDECFIPKEGEDFLKRSSSRRNRSISSASSGSMSPLWEGNFSSMFGTLPRKSRRGSVRKQLLKFIPGLHRAVEEEESRF